The bacterium genome window below encodes:
- a CDS encoding amidohydrolase, whose amino-acid sequence MSTDPLTCPVFDADNHLYETKESFLRYLPEHRRGAIDYVEVRGRTKIVIKGHISDYIPNPTFEVVAAPGAQEEYYRKGNPEGKSRREIFGAPVKSIPAWRNPEDRLALMNEQGLDRTLLFPTLASVLEERMRDDPELIHDVVHSFNQWLFETWSFNYRDRIFSTPVISLPIVDRAIEELEWVVERGAKVVLIRPAPVPGLQGSRSFGLPEFDPFWEKVVEHDLLIGMHSSDSGYTRYTNDWLGSSTEFLPFQPQAFSMLQGRRAIEDSVSALICHGALSRFPELKISVIENGSSWVAPLLAKMKDVYKKEPQGFPEDPVEVFKRNIYVSPFWEDDLPALAELIGEEHVLFGSDYPHPEGLADPVSYVHELGDASESAIRNIMGGNVARLMNVPNEKLV is encoded by the coding sequence ATGTCCACCGATCCGCTGACCTGTCCCGTCTTCGACGCCGACAATCACCTCTACGAGACGAAGGAGTCGTTCCTTCGATATCTCCCCGAGCATCGACGCGGTGCGATCGACTACGTCGAAGTTCGCGGGCGGACGAAGATCGTCATCAAGGGGCATATCTCCGACTACATCCCGAACCCGACCTTCGAAGTCGTGGCGGCTCCCGGCGCGCAGGAGGAGTACTACCGGAAGGGCAACCCGGAAGGGAAGAGCCGGCGCGAGATCTTCGGCGCGCCGGTGAAGTCGATCCCGGCCTGGCGAAACCCGGAGGATCGGCTCGCGCTGATGAACGAGCAGGGGCTCGATCGGACGCTCCTCTTCCCGACCCTCGCGAGCGTCCTCGAAGAGCGGATGCGGGACGATCCGGAGCTGATCCACGACGTCGTCCATTCGTTCAACCAATGGCTCTTCGAGACCTGGAGCTTCAACTATCGGGACCGGATCTTCTCGACGCCGGTGATCTCGCTGCCCATCGTCGATCGCGCGATCGAGGAACTCGAATGGGTCGTCGAGCGCGGCGCGAAGGTCGTGTTGATCCGTCCCGCGCCGGTCCCTGGACTCCAGGGCTCGCGCTCCTTCGGCCTGCCCGAGTTCGATCCCTTCTGGGAGAAGGTCGTGGAGCACGACCTCCTGATCGGGATGCACTCGTCGGACAGTGGCTACACCCGCTATACGAATGACTGGCTCGGCTCGAGCACGGAGTTCCTCCCCTTCCAGCCCCAGGCCTTCTCGATGCTCCAGGGCCGGCGGGCGATCGAGGACTCGGTCTCGGCCCTGATCTGTCACGGGGCGTTGTCGCGGTTCCCCGAACTGAAGATCTCGGTGATCGAGAACGGGAGCTCCTGGGTCGCCCCGCTCCTCGCGAAGATGAAGGACGTGTACAAGAAGGAGCCGCAGGGGTTCCCGGAAGATCCGGTCGAAGTCTTCAAGCGGAACATCTATGTGAGCCCCTTCTGGGAGGACGATCTGCCGGCACTGGCCGAGCTGATCGGCGAGGAGCACGTCCTCTTCGGGAGCGACTATCCCCACCCGGAAGGTCTTGCCGACCCGGTGAGCTACGTCCACGAGCTCGGGGATGCCTCGGAGAGCGCGATCCGGAACATCATGGGCGGCAACGTCGCGCGCCTCATGAACGTGCCGAACGAGAAGCTGGTCTGA
- a CDS encoding enoyl-CoA hydratase, which translates to MAYVEYATKERVATITLTRADKANAQNERMLDELHESFLRAEADDEVRVIVLRAEGKHFSAGHDLGGSGDEQDRDRFGEDGKYYLDRLYRWEAKKYLGYSWYWRNIPKPTIGAIQGKAIAGALNLIFPLDLLVAAEDAQFSDPVVLMAIGGVEYHGHTWDMGARRAKDMLFTGRVFTAEDAREIGLVREVVPRDELWERTDALANQIATRNPFGLAQAKRAVNQTLDVQGYYTALQSVFDIHHTGHGNAITHTGYPILSDLSQMKTELSKK; encoded by the coding sequence ATGGCCTACGTCGAGTACGCGACGAAAGAACGGGTGGCGACGATCACGCTGACCCGCGCCGACAAGGCGAACGCCCAGAACGAACGGATGCTCGACGAGCTCCACGAGTCGTTCCTGCGCGCGGAGGCGGACGACGAGGTCCGTGTGATCGTGCTGCGCGCGGAAGGCAAGCACTTCTCCGCGGGCCACGACCTGGGCGGGAGCGGCGACGAACAGGACCGAGACCGATTCGGCGAGGACGGGAAGTACTACCTCGACCGGCTCTACCGCTGGGAGGCGAAGAAGTACCTCGGCTACTCCTGGTACTGGCGGAACATCCCCAAGCCCACGATCGGCGCGATCCAGGGCAAGGCGATCGCCGGTGCCTTGAACCTGATCTTTCCGCTCGACCTCCTGGTGGCGGCCGAGGACGCGCAATTCTCGGATCCGGTCGTACTGATGGCGATCGGCGGCGTCGAGTATCACGGACACACCTGGGACATGGGCGCGCGGCGCGCCAAGGACATGCTCTTCACGGGTCGGGTCTTCACGGCGGAGGACGCGCGGGAAATCGGACTGGTGCGCGAAGTCGTTCCCAGGGACGAGCTCTGGGAGCGGACCGACGCGCTCGCGAACCAGATCGCGACGCGAAACCCCTTCGGCCTCGCCCAGGCGAAGCGTGCCGTCAACCAGACCCTGGACGTCCAGGGCTACTACACGGCGCTCCAGTCCGTTTTCGACATCCACCACACCGGTCACGGGAACGCGATCACCCACACCGGGTACCCGATCCTGTCGGACCTCTCGCAGATGAAGACCGAGCTCTCGAAGAAGTAG
- a CDS encoding OB-fold domain-containing protein, with product MRPLPQLTPENEFFWTSGADGTLRMQGCDACDRLVHPPQPYCRYCGNDVVIRDLSGRGTVVGFTVNHQQWLPTMPVPYVLVIVALDEDPLARLTSLVVDAEPDDVGIGTRVEVDFEEHEDVWLPVFRLSGEPDDERPVWPEPPVAPAPARATGEKYESKVAITGLGMSEVGRRLERNPLSMTVDACRAAIEDAGLSLEDIDGLSTYPGASAGNGMGEGGIAAVMEALDIRPVWFGGGVEQAGQGGSVTNAMMAVAAGVCRHVLCFRTVWETTYALRARHRSAAGIKSGSRVSGEMEWRLPYGAMSAAMWIGMQANHYMHRFGMTREQLAWIPMTARAHAARNPDAIYRDEMGLDDYLSARMITTPFGLFDCDVPCDGAVALIVSAAETAADRPNPAVRVEAVGTHMAERFSWDQGTLLHEPLVEGPARHLWSRTDMTPADVDIACLYDGFSFNCLSWIESLGFCKLGEGGDFVDGGKRIREGGDFVLNPHGGQLSAGRLHGYGFFHEAVLQLRGGAGDRQVADAATAVVTTGGGHPGGAVLLRKD from the coding sequence ATGCGACCGCTGCCCCAGCTCACGCCCGAGAACGAGTTCTTCTGGACGAGCGGAGCGGACGGGACCCTTCGGATGCAGGGATGCGACGCGTGTGATCGACTCGTGCATCCGCCGCAACCCTATTGCCGCTACTGCGGGAACGACGTCGTGATCCGGGACCTGTCCGGCCGGGGGACGGTCGTCGGATTCACCGTCAACCATCAGCAGTGGTTGCCGACGATGCCCGTGCCCTACGTGCTCGTGATCGTGGCGCTCGACGAAGACCCGCTCGCGCGGTTGACCAGCCTCGTCGTCGACGCCGAGCCGGACGACGTCGGGATCGGGACGCGGGTCGAGGTCGACTTCGAGGAGCACGAGGACGTGTGGCTTCCGGTGTTCCGTCTGTCTGGCGAGCCGGACGACGAACGTCCGGTCTGGCCCGAGCCGCCGGTGGCACCGGCGCCCGCGCGCGCGACGGGCGAGAAGTACGAGTCGAAGGTCGCGATCACGGGACTCGGGATGTCGGAGGTGGGGCGGCGGCTCGAGCGCAACCCGCTCTCGATGACCGTCGACGCCTGCCGCGCCGCGATCGAGGATGCCGGGCTCTCGCTCGAGGACATCGACGGGCTGTCGACCTATCCCGGCGCCAGCGCGGGCAACGGGATGGGCGAAGGCGGGATCGCGGCCGTGATGGAGGCCCTCGACATCCGTCCGGTCTGGTTCGGGGGCGGGGTCGAGCAGGCGGGGCAGGGCGGCTCGGTGACCAACGCCATGATGGCGGTCGCCGCCGGCGTCTGCCGTCACGTGCTCTGCTTCCGGACGGTGTGGGAGACCACGTACGCGCTTCGCGCGCGCCACCGCTCCGCCGCCGGGATCAAGTCCGGGTCGCGGGTGTCGGGGGAGATGGAGTGGCGCCTGCCCTACGGCGCGATGTCCGCCGCGATGTGGATCGGAATGCAGGCGAACCATTACATGCACCGATTCGGGATGACCCGGGAACAGCTCGCCTGGATTCCGATGACGGCCCGAGCGCACGCCGCGAGGAATCCGGACGCGATCTACCGGGACGAGATGGGTCTCGACGACTACCTCTCCGCGCGGATGATCACGACGCCTTTCGGGCTCTTCGATTGCGACGTGCCCTGCGACGGGGCGGTCGCGCTGATCGTGTCGGCGGCGGAGACCGCGGCCGATCGACCGAATCCGGCGGTCCGGGTCGAGGCGGTCGGGACGCACATGGCAGAACGCTTCTCCTGGGACCAGGGGACGCTCCTCCACGAGCCCTTGGTCGAAGGTCCGGCCCGTCATCTCTGGTCGCGGACCGACATGACGCCGGCCGACGTCGACATCGCCTGTCTCTACGACGGGTTCAGCTTCAACTGCCTCTCGTGGATCGAATCCCTCGGCTTCTGCAAGCTCGGCGAGGGCGGCGATTTCGTCGACGGCGGCAAGCGGATCCGCGAGGGCGGCGACTTCGTGTTGAACCCGCACGGTGGGCAGCTGTCCGCCGGGCGCCTGCACGGGTACGGCTTCTTCCACGAGGCGGTCCTGCAGCTTCGGGGCGGAGCGGGGGATCGGCAGGTCGCGGACGCGGCGACGGCGGTCGTGACGACCGGGGGCGGTCACCCGGGCGGGGCCGTCCTCTTGCGCAAGGACTAG
- a CDS encoding acyl-CoA/acyl-ACP dehydrogenase: MDLELSDEQAELRDNFRSVLEDCCPPALVRAIYEDGEDGEALWKQQVELGWPSLSVPESAGGLGYGFVETALLAEELGRAAAPATLLATATQLTPALVEAEDDETLARVAAGELRGTLALAEQGRFDLARLGCLATSENGHWRVTGTKDGVLAGATAELFAVVARDAQTGFPGLFAVDRRDARVEALPGLDPALLIADVTFPDAPARVLIAPAADAEARLARVMEPATVALALHMVGACRLIFEETLAYAKIRKQYDRVIGSFQALKHRFAEMYLAVERATALCYFAAVSIAENDASRGEVAHLAKAAAGDCQRLLAEDGLQLHGGLGFTWEQDLHFWLKRAKAGEVLCGTSAWHRTVLADRLGLGRTTSTGGESA; this comes from the coding sequence ATGGATCTCGAGCTCTCCGACGAACAGGCGGAGCTCCGCGACAACTTCCGCTCGGTCCTCGAGGATTGCTGCCCACCGGCACTCGTCCGCGCGATCTACGAGGACGGCGAAGACGGCGAAGCGCTCTGGAAGCAGCAGGTCGAGCTCGGCTGGCCTTCGCTCTCGGTGCCCGAATCCGCGGGCGGGCTCGGCTACGGCTTCGTCGAGACCGCCCTGCTCGCCGAGGAGCTCGGGCGGGCGGCCGCGCCCGCCACGCTCCTGGCGACCGCGACGCAGCTGACCCCCGCGCTCGTCGAGGCGGAGGACGACGAAACCCTCGCGCGTGTCGCGGCCGGCGAGCTTCGCGGCACCCTCGCTCTCGCAGAACAGGGGCGCTTCGATCTCGCGCGCCTCGGCTGCCTCGCAACCTCCGAGAACGGGCACTGGCGCGTGACGGGCACCAAGGACGGCGTGCTCGCGGGTGCGACCGCGGAGCTCTTCGCCGTCGTCGCACGCGACGCGCAGACGGGCTTCCCCGGCCTCTTCGCCGTCGATCGGCGCGACGCCCGGGTCGAAGCGCTCCCGGGACTCGACCCCGCCCTGCTGATCGCCGACGTCACCTTCCCCGACGCGCCGGCCCGCGTCCTGATCGCCCCCGCCGCCGACGCAGAGGCCCGCCTCGCCCGGGTGATGGAGCCCGCGACGGTCGCGCTCGCGCTGCACATGGTCGGCGCGTGTCGACTGATCTTCGAAGAGACGCTGGCCTACGCGAAGATCCGAAAGCAGTACGACCGCGTGATCGGCTCCTTCCAGGCCCTCAAGCACCGCTTCGCCGAGATGTACCTCGCCGTCGAACGCGCGACTGCGCTCTGTTATTTCGCGGCGGTCTCGATCGCCGAGAACGACGCTTCCCGCGGAGAAGTCGCGCACCTGGCGAAGGCCGCGGCGGGCGACTGCCAGCGCCTCCTCGCCGAGGACGGACTCCAGCTCCACGGCGGCCTCGGCTTCACCTGGGAGCAGGACCTCCACTTCTGGCTCAAGCGCGCGAAGGCCGGCGAGGTGCTCTGCGGCACGAGCGCCTGGCACCGCACGGTCCTCGCCGACCGCCTGGGACTCGGTCGGACGACGTCGACGGGGGGCGAATCCGCATGA
- a CDS encoding acyl-CoA dehydrogenase family protein: MKLQFDEATLAFRDEFLAWLEENRPSAEEMEADPAVSSAHAPDWARRWARRMFDAGWLVPGWPPELGGRNAGPVETLVYLEALTEAGVPRTTNPQGLGIISPSILDYGRPDQVEEFAMPVLRGERTACLGMSEPDAGSDLANLKTAAVRDGDEWVLNGQKVWTSGAAYADFCFLFCRTDPNARKHRGISIILVPMDTPGLEVKPLKEIVHPDTPDLAEVFLDDVRVPTRNLVGEENDGWRMANGSLAHERSMVWLDSVLAIERSMTSLLDLSKNWMPALTPAERALAADDVVRLYIETRALRALGYRGFARFVKGGNAPEQALMKAYASETSRDLARVAAEWNGSDALATTSGRSNHRRAIGALEGYFSTFGGTISAGSSEIQRNIIAERVLGLPRE, from the coding sequence ATGAAGCTGCAGTTCGACGAGGCGACCCTCGCCTTTCGCGACGAGTTCCTGGCCTGGCTCGAGGAGAACCGGCCCTCCGCCGAGGAGATGGAGGCGGATCCGGCCGTCTCGAGCGCACACGCACCGGACTGGGCGCGGCGTTGGGCACGGCGGATGTTCGACGCGGGCTGGCTCGTGCCCGGCTGGCCGCCGGAGCTCGGGGGACGGAACGCGGGCCCGGTCGAGACCCTCGTCTATCTCGAAGCGCTGACCGAAGCCGGCGTGCCGCGCACGACGAACCCGCAGGGCCTCGGGATCATCTCGCCTTCGATTCTGGACTACGGTCGGCCGGATCAGGTCGAGGAGTTCGCGATGCCGGTCCTGCGCGGCGAGCGGACCGCGTGCCTGGGCATGAGCGAGCCCGACGCCGGCAGCGACCTGGCGAATCTGAAGACCGCCGCCGTCCGCGACGGCGACGAATGGGTCCTGAACGGGCAGAAGGTCTGGACCTCCGGCGCCGCGTACGCGGACTTCTGCTTTCTCTTCTGCCGCACGGACCCGAACGCGCGGAAGCATCGAGGCATCTCGATCATCCTCGTCCCGATGGATACGCCCGGGCTCGAGGTGAAGCCGCTCAAGGAGATCGTCCATCCGGACACGCCGGACCTGGCCGAGGTCTTCCTCGACGACGTCCGTGTCCCGACCCGGAACCTCGTCGGCGAGGAGAACGACGGCTGGCGGATGGCGAACGGCTCCCTCGCCCACGAGCGAAGCATGGTCTGGCTCGACTCGGTCCTCGCGATCGAGCGATCGATGACGTCGCTCCTCGACCTGTCGAAGAACTGGATGCCGGCCCTCACCCCCGCCGAGCGTGCGTTGGCCGCGGACGACGTGGTCCGGCTGTACATCGAGACCAGGGCGCTCCGCGCCCTCGGCTATCGCGGCTTCGCCCGCTTCGTGAAGGGCGGGAACGCGCCCGAACAGGCACTCATGAAGGCCTACGCGAGCGAGACGAGTCGCGACCTGGCGCGCGTCGCCGCCGAGTGGAACGGAAGCGACGCCCTCGCGACGACGAGCGGCCGCAGCAACCATCGGCGCGCGATCGGCGCCCTCGAAGGCTATTTCAGCACCTTCGGCGGAACGATCTCCGCCGGCTCCTCCGAGATCCAGCGGAACATCATCGCCGAACGCGTCCTCGGGCTCCCGCGCGAATGA
- a CDS encoding CoA transferase, translating to MTEVMKGITILEVAEHTFVPAASAILADWGATVIKVEHAERGDAMRGLGKTGVISLDGDVHILNEHSNRGKQSIGIDLTRPEGRDVLYRLAKQADVFLTNKLPKVLEKLEISPERIRQENPDIVYVRGTSFGARGPDANRGGYDMTAFWCRAGNAATVTPLEMEGILGQPAPAYGDSLGGMTIAGGICAALLQRERTGHAPIVDVSLLATGGWALSAAIALSKQSGNRWSTGMPGKAQGFNPLVHVYRTKDDRYISFVMLQAFHYWPDFCEHIGRPDLVTDPRFDSNENLTKHTAEAIAEIVPVLASRTFAEWTETFQTLKGQWAPVQDTLDFPNDPQVVANGYMTQTETKEGTPFELVTTPVQFDEEPAQTSRAPEFNEHGDEILSGLGLSEEEILELRIAGAVT from the coding sequence ATGACCGAAGTGATGAAGGGGATCACGATCCTCGAGGTGGCGGAACACACCTTCGTACCTGCCGCGTCGGCGATCCTGGCGGACTGGGGCGCGACCGTCATCAAGGTGGAGCACGCCGAACGCGGGGACGCGATGCGCGGGCTCGGCAAGACCGGCGTGATCAGTCTCGACGGGGACGTCCACATCCTGAACGAGCACTCGAACCGCGGGAAGCAGTCGATCGGGATCGATCTGACCAGGCCCGAAGGGCGGGACGTGCTCTACCGCCTCGCGAAGCAGGCCGACGTCTTCCTGACGAACAAGCTGCCCAAGGTGCTCGAGAAGCTCGAGATCTCGCCGGAACGGATCCGCCAGGAGAATCCGGACATCGTCTACGTCCGCGGCACGTCGTTCGGCGCGCGCGGTCCCGACGCGAATCGAGGCGGCTACGACATGACGGCCTTCTGGTGTCGCGCGGGCAATGCGGCGACGGTCACGCCACTCGAGATGGAAGGCATCCTCGGACAGCCGGCGCCCGCGTACGGGGACTCCCTCGGTGGCATGACCATCGCCGGCGGGATCTGTGCGGCGCTCCTCCAGCGCGAGCGGACCGGTCACGCGCCGATCGTCGACGTTTCGCTCCTCGCGACCGGCGGCTGGGCCCTGTCCGCCGCGATCGCGCTCTCGAAGCAGAGCGGCAACCGCTGGTCGACGGGCATGCCCGGCAAAGCCCAGGGCTTCAACCCGCTCGTCCACGTCTACCGGACGAAGGACGATCGCTACATCTCCTTCGTGATGCTCCAGGCCTTCCACTACTGGCCGGACTTCTGCGAGCACATCGGTCGTCCGGATCTCGTGACCGACCCGCGCTTCGATTCGAACGAGAATCTCACGAAGCACACCGCGGAGGCGATCGCCGAGATCGTGCCGGTCCTGGCGAGCCGGACCTTCGCCGAGTGGACCGAGACGTTCCAGACCCTGAAAGGCCAGTGGGCGCCGGTTCAGGACACCCTGGACTTCCCGAACGATCCGCAGGTCGTCGCCAACGGATACATGACGCAGACCGAGACGAAGGAGGGCACGCCCTTCGAGCTCGTGACGACGCCGGTCCAGTTCGACGAGGAGCCCGCCCAGACGAGCCGTGCGCCGGAGTTCAACGAACACGGCGACGAGATCCTGTCCGGCCTCGGGCTCAGCGAGGAGGAGATCCTCGAGCTGCGGATCGCGGGGGCGGTCACCTGA
- a CDS encoding acetyl-CoA carboxylase carboxyltransferase subunit translates to MSDRKEEERRANAEAWEETLKDLEQRRVAARAMGGDERLAKHHGQGKLDARARIDHLLDDGSFRELGTLAGNADTPSDAVVIGAGEVDGRPVIVAAEDFTVKAGTIGRASNSKRYRVAELALRDRVPLVMMLDGAGHRPEPGAHARTPVDMIAQFACSGRVPLITAVLGSSAGHGALVAPVSDFAVMSKHAAVFTAGPPVVRESLGETVTKEELGGPKVALASGLIHNAGKDDAEALDLVRRYLRYVPSSAWSYPPDVDTGDTDRRLVPEALEIVPRNGRKLYDIRRLIEVVFDRDSFFEIQPKFGKTVVCGLAHLGGHPVAIMANQPKVMAGSVDVDGADKAAHFVNVADSFHLPLVMLADNPGVMPGTASERKGILRSGARMFAAQSNHRGPKLQVTLRKAYGFGSMVMGMMGFDGQSGVFGYPGVTLGAMGAGALSASRKSDEDEAAMLREIELKASYSSASSLGFDEMIDPRETRNVLLDSLERALSSRQAAPEPVARVGIMP, encoded by the coding sequence ATGAGCGACCGCAAGGAAGAAGAACGACGTGCCAACGCCGAGGCCTGGGAGGAGACGCTCAAGGATCTCGAGCAGCGTCGCGTCGCCGCCCGGGCGATGGGGGGCGACGAGCGCCTCGCGAAGCACCATGGCCAGGGCAAGCTCGATGCGCGTGCGCGGATCGACCATCTGCTCGACGACGGATCCTTTCGCGAGCTCGGCACCCTCGCCGGCAACGCCGACACGCCGTCGGACGCGGTGGTGATCGGGGCGGGCGAGGTCGACGGTCGTCCGGTGATCGTCGCCGCCGAGGATTTCACCGTGAAGGCCGGCACGATCGGGCGCGCGTCGAACTCGAAGCGCTATCGCGTGGCCGAGCTCGCGCTGCGCGATCGCGTGCCGCTCGTGATGATGCTCGACGGCGCGGGGCATCGTCCCGAACCCGGCGCCCACGCCCGCACCCCCGTCGACATGATCGCGCAGTTCGCCTGCTCCGGTCGCGTCCCGCTGATCACCGCCGTGTTGGGCTCCTCTGCGGGCCACGGCGCCCTCGTGGCGCCGGTCTCGGACTTCGCCGTGATGAGCAAGCACGCGGCCGTCTTCACCGCCGGACCACCCGTCGTCCGGGAGTCGCTCGGCGAGACGGTCACGAAGGAAGAGCTCGGGGGGCCCAAGGTGGCCCTCGCCAGCGGGCTGATCCACAACGCGGGAAAGGACGACGCCGAGGCCCTCGATCTCGTGCGACGCTACCTGCGCTACGTGCCCTCGTCCGCCTGGTCCTATCCGCCGGACGTCGACACGGGCGACACCGATCGCCGGCTCGTCCCCGAGGCGCTCGAGATCGTCCCGCGGAACGGGCGCAAGCTCTACGACATCCGCCGCCTGATCGAGGTCGTCTTCGATCGGGACTCGTTCTTCGAGATCCAGCCGAAGTTCGGCAAGACCGTCGTCTGCGGCCTGGCCCATCTCGGGGGGCACCCGGTCGCGATCATGGCGAACCAGCCCAAGGTGATGGCGGGCTCCGTCGACGTCGACGGCGCGGACAAGGCCGCGCACTTCGTGAACGTCGCCGACTCGTTCCACCTCCCGCTGGTCATGCTCGCGGACAACCCGGGCGTGATGCCGGGGACCGCCTCCGAACGGAAGGGGATCCTCCGTTCCGGCGCGCGCATGTTCGCGGCCCAGTCGAACCACCGCGGCCCGAAGCTCCAGGTCACGCTCCGGAAGGCCTACGGCTTCGGCTCCATGGTGATGGGGATGATGGGCTTCGACGGGCAGTCGGGCGTCTTCGGCTATCCCGGCGTGACCCTCGGCGCGATGGGTGCGGGGGCGCTCAGCGCGTCGCGCAAGTCCGACGAGGACGAGGCGGCGATGCTTCGCGAGATCGAGCTCAAGGCGTCGTATTCGTCGGCCAGCTCGCTCGGCTTCGACGAGATGATCGACCCTCGCGAGACGCGGAACGTGCTGCTCGACAGTCTCGAACGCGCGCTGTCCTCGCGACAAGCCGCGCCGGAGCCGGTGGCCCGGGTGGGGATCATGCCCTGA
- a CDS encoding aldehyde dehydrogenase family protein — protein MSDATLLIDGQAVPTDTTFGVVNPATEEVFAQAPDASREDLEAAVAAARAAFPAWRAKSLDERRAILLAMADAIEADLSTLAALLTREQGKALQHAQFEVGGTAMWMRALATLDLPVEVISEDDATRVELHRRPLGVVGAITPWNYPLLLSMWKVAPALLTGNTMVLKPSPYTPLAVMRFGEIVREIVPKGVLNVVCGGDDLGRWITEHPDVDKISFTGSGPTGKKIMASAAGNLKRITLELGGNDAAIVRADANPEEIAGPIFDMAFQNSGQVCGAIKRLYVHDDLYDEMCDALVARANEKTVGDGMAEGTDYGPVQNAMQYDIVCDLAKSARADGGRFLVGGEPHEGKGYFFPLTIVADLTDGDRLVDEEPFGPILPVIRFESDEDVLHRANDTRFGLGGSVWSADTEKATEMAGRLETGSAWVNQHFNLSPFLPFGGVKESGMGVENGSWGLAEFTSSQVLNIKKG, from the coding sequence ATGTCCGACGCCACGCTCCTGATCGACGGCCAGGCCGTTCCGACCGACACCACCTTCGGCGTCGTGAATCCCGCGACCGAGGAGGTCTTCGCGCAGGCTCCGGACGCGTCCCGCGAAGACCTCGAAGCCGCGGTCGCCGCGGCCCGCGCGGCCTTCCCGGCCTGGCGCGCGAAGTCCCTGGACGAGCGCCGCGCCATCCTGCTCGCCATGGCGGACGCGATCGAGGCGGATCTGTCGACCCTCGCCGCGCTGTTGACGCGCGAGCAGGGCAAGGCGCTCCAGCACGCACAGTTCGAGGTCGGCGGCACGGCCATGTGGATGCGGGCGCTCGCGACCCTCGACCTCCCGGTCGAGGTGATCTCCGAAGACGACGCGACCCGCGTCGAGCTCCACCGTCGACCGCTCGGGGTCGTCGGAGCGATCACGCCGTGGAACTATCCGCTTCTGCTCTCGATGTGGAAGGTCGCGCCGGCACTGCTCACCGGAAACACGATGGTCCTCAAGCCCTCGCCCTACACGCCGCTCGCGGTGATGCGCTTCGGCGAGATCGTGCGCGAGATCGTGCCGAAGGGCGTCCTCAACGTCGTGTGCGGCGGCGACGACCTCGGCCGTTGGATCACCGAGCACCCGGACGTCGACAAGATCTCCTTCACGGGCTCCGGGCCGACGGGCAAGAAGATCATGGCGAGCGCGGCGGGCAACTTGAAGCGCATCACCCTCGAGCTCGGTGGCAACGACGCCGCGATCGTGCGCGCCGACGCCAACCCCGAGGAGATCGCAGGACCGATCTTCGACATGGCCTTCCAGAACAGCGGCCAGGTCTGCGGCGCGATCAAGCGCCTCTACGTTCACGACGACCTCTACGACGAGATGTGCGACGCGCTCGTGGCCCGCGCCAACGAGAAGACCGTAGGCGACGGCATGGCCGAGGGAACGGACTACGGACCGGTCCAGAACGCCATGCAGTACGACATCGTCTGCGATCTCGCGAAGAGCGCCAGAGCGGACGGCGGACGCTTCCTGGTGGGCGGCGAGCCCCACGAAGGCAAGGGCTACTTCTTCCCGCTCACGATCGTCGCCGACCTCACGGACGGCGATCGCCTCGTCGACGAAGAGCCTTTCGGCCCCATCCTCCCCGTGATCCGTTTCGAGTCCGACGAGGACGTCCTGCACCGCGCGAACGACACGCGCTTCGGACTCGGCGGGTCCGTCTGGAGCGCAGACACGGAGAAGGCGACGGAGATGGCCGGCCGGCTCGAGACGGGCTCCGCCTGGGTCAATCAGCACTTCAACCTCTCCCCCTTCCTTCCGTTCGGTGGCGTCAAGGAATCGGGCATGGGGGTCGAGAACGGGTCGTGGGGCCTTGCCGAATTCACGTCGTCCCAGGTCCTGAACATCAAGAAGGGCTGA